Proteins encoded together in one Cellulomonas gilvus ATCC 13127 window:
- the gatB gene encoding Asp-tRNA(Asn)/Glu-tRNA(Gln) amidotransferase subunit GatB produces the protein MSAELVDYDEAVTRFDPVIGIEVHVELGTRTKMFDAAPAGFGEEPNTSVTPVSLGLPGSLPVVNGTAVEYAIRIGLALNCSIAETCRFARKNYFYPDVPKNFQTSQYDEPIAFDGHVDVELEDGTVFRVEIERAHMEEDAGKNTHVGGSTGRIHGAEYSLVDYNRAGIPLVEIVTRPITGAGERAPEVARAYVQTLRDLFRALGVSEARMERGNVRADVNVSLRATPDSPLGTRTETKNVNSFRSVERAVRHEISRQAAVLDAGGSIVQETRHWHEDTGTTTSGRVKSDAEDYRYFPEPDLVPIAPDRAWVEEIRAGLPELPAARRRRLQGEWGYADAEMRDVVNAGAVELIESTVAAGAAPAAARKWWMGELARTAKERDVELGDLPITPAQIAALQGLVDAGRINDKLARQVLEGVLAGEGDPEAVVVARGLEVVSDDGPLLEAIDAALAAQPDIADKIRSGNLGPVGAIIGAVMKATRGQADAGRVRELLLERVQG, from the coding sequence ATGAGCGCCGAGCTGGTCGACTACGACGAGGCCGTGACGCGGTTCGACCCGGTGATCGGCATCGAGGTGCACGTCGAGCTGGGCACCCGGACCAAGATGTTCGACGCGGCCCCCGCGGGGTTCGGCGAGGAGCCGAACACGTCCGTCACGCCGGTCTCGCTCGGGCTGCCGGGCAGCCTGCCGGTCGTCAACGGCACCGCGGTGGAGTACGCGATCCGGATCGGTCTCGCGCTCAACTGCTCGATCGCGGAGACGTGCCGGTTCGCGCGCAAGAACTACTTCTACCCGGACGTCCCCAAGAACTTCCAGACGTCCCAGTACGACGAGCCGATCGCGTTCGACGGTCACGTGGACGTCGAGCTCGAGGACGGCACGGTGTTCCGCGTCGAGATCGAGCGCGCGCACATGGAGGAGGACGCCGGCAAGAACACGCACGTGGGCGGCAGCACGGGCCGCATCCACGGTGCGGAGTACTCGCTGGTCGACTACAACCGCGCGGGCATCCCGCTGGTCGAGATCGTGACCCGGCCCATCACGGGTGCCGGCGAGCGCGCGCCCGAGGTGGCGCGTGCGTACGTGCAGACGCTGCGTGACCTGTTCCGCGCCCTGGGCGTCTCGGAGGCGCGCATGGAGCGCGGCAACGTCCGCGCGGACGTCAACGTGTCGCTGCGCGCGACGCCGGACAGCCCGCTGGGCACACGCACCGAGACCAAGAACGTGAACTCGTTCCGGTCGGTCGAGCGCGCGGTCCGTCACGAGATCTCCCGGCAGGCCGCGGTGCTCGACGCGGGCGGCTCGATCGTCCAGGAGACGCGGCACTGGCACGAGGACACGGGGACGACGACGAGCGGCCGCGTGAAGTCGGACGCCGAGGACTACCGCTACTTCCCGGAGCCCGACCTGGTGCCGATCGCGCCGGACCGCGCGTGGGTCGAGGAGATCCGCGCGGGGCTGCCCGAGCTGCCGGCCGCGCGCCGGCGGCGGCTGCAGGGGGAGTGGGGCTACGCCGACGCCGAGATGCGCGACGTGGTCAACGCGGGCGCGGTGGAGCTCATCGAGTCGACCGTGGCCGCGGGCGCCGCTCCGGCTGCCGCGCGCAAGTGGTGGATGGGCGAGCTGGCCCGCACCGCCAAGGAGCGGGACGTCGAGCTGGGCGACCTGCCGATCACCCCGGCGCAGATCGCCGCGCTGCAGGGGCTCGTCGACGCGGGCCGGATCAACGACAAGCTCGCGCGCCAGGTGCTCGAGGGTGTGCTGGCGGGCGAGGGCGACCCCGAGGCCGTGGTGGTCGCGCGGGGCCTCGAGGTGGTCTCGGACGACGGTCCGCTGCTCGAGGCGATCGACGCGGCGCTCGCGGCGCAGCCCGACATCGCGGACAAGATCCGCTCGGGCAACCTGGGCCCGGTGGGCGCGATCATCGGCGCGGTGATGAAGGCGACCCGAGGGCAGGCCGATGCGGGCCGGGTGCGCGAGCTGCTCCTCGAGCGCGTCCAGGGATAG
- the gatA gene encoding Asp-tRNA(Asn)/Glu-tRNA(Gln) amidotransferase subunit GatA, which translates to MSDLTRITAAALAEKLQAGEVSSVEATRAHLDRIAAVDGAVHAFLHVSDEAALATAADVDVRRAAGEELHPLAGVPIAVKDVVVTQGVPTTAGSRILEGWVPPYDATLVERIKAAGLPILGKTNMDEFAMGSSTEHSAYGNTHNPWDLDRIPGGSGGGSAAAVGAYEAPLAIGTDTGGSIRQPAAVTGTVGVKPTYGSVSRYGLIALASSLDQAGPVTRTVLDSALLHELIGGHDPRDSTSIPEPLPDLVGAARLGAGADLTGVRVGVITELQGEGYQPGVLARFHESLELLQSAGAEIVEVSCPHFTYALAAYYLILPAEASSNLAKFDGMRFGLRVEPTEGPVTAERVMAATRGQGFGDEVKRRIILGTYALSAGYYDAYYGSAQKVRTLIQRDFAAAFERADVLVSPTAPTTAFKLGEKLDDPLAMYLNDVATIPANLAGVPGLSLPSGLSDDGLPVGFQVLAPAKADDRLYRVGAALEALLENEWGGPLLAKAPELEVAR; encoded by the coding sequence ATGAGCGACCTGACCCGGATCACGGCCGCGGCGCTCGCCGAGAAGCTGCAGGCCGGTGAGGTGTCCAGCGTCGAGGCGACGCGCGCCCACCTGGACCGCATCGCGGCCGTCGACGGCGCGGTGCACGCGTTCCTGCACGTGTCCGACGAGGCCGCGCTGGCCACGGCGGCCGACGTCGACGTGCGCCGCGCGGCCGGCGAGGAGCTGCACCCGCTCGCCGGTGTCCCGATCGCCGTCAAGGACGTCGTCGTGACGCAGGGCGTGCCGACCACGGCGGGCTCACGCATCCTCGAGGGCTGGGTGCCCCCGTACGACGCGACGCTCGTCGAGCGGATCAAGGCCGCGGGCCTGCCGATCCTCGGCAAGACCAACATGGACGAGTTCGCGATGGGCTCGTCCACCGAGCACTCCGCGTACGGCAACACGCACAACCCGTGGGACCTGGACCGCATCCCCGGCGGGTCCGGCGGCGGCTCCGCGGCCGCGGTCGGGGCGTACGAGGCGCCGCTGGCGATCGGCACGGACACGGGCGGCTCGATCCGTCAGCCCGCGGCCGTGACGGGCACGGTCGGCGTCAAGCCCACGTACGGCTCGGTCTCGCGGTACGGCCTGATCGCGCTCGCGAGCAGCCTGGACCAGGCGGGCCCGGTGACGCGCACGGTGCTGGACTCCGCGCTGCTGCACGAGCTCATCGGCGGGCACGACCCGCGTGACTCGACGTCGATCCCCGAGCCGCTGCCCGACCTGGTGGGTGCCGCGCGGCTGGGTGCGGGCGCCGATCTGACGGGCGTGCGCGTGGGCGTCATCACCGAGCTGCAGGGTGAGGGCTACCAGCCGGGCGTGCTCGCGCGGTTCCACGAGTCGCTCGAGCTGCTGCAGAGCGCGGGTGCGGAGATCGTCGAGGTCTCCTGCCCGCACTTCACGTACGCGCTCGCGGCGTACTACCTGATCCTGCCGGCGGAGGCCTCGAGCAACCTGGCCAAGTTCGACGGCATGCGGTTCGGCCTGCGCGTCGAGCCGACCGAGGGTCCGGTCACGGCCGAGCGCGTCATGGCTGCGACCCGCGGCCAGGGCTTCGGCGACGAGGTCAAGCGCCGCATCATCCTCGGCACGTACGCGCTCTCGGCGGGGTACTACGACGCGTACTACGGCAGCGCGCAGAAGGTCCGCACGCTGATCCAGCGCGACTTCGCGGCGGCGTTCGAGCGCGCGGACGTGCTGGTCTCGCCGACCGCGCCGACGACGGCGTTCAAGCTCGGCGAGAAGCTCGACGACCCGCTCGCGATGTACCTCAACGACGTCGCGACGATCCCCGCGAACCTGGCGGGCGTCCCCGGGCTGTCGCTGCCGTCGGGCCTGTCCGACGACGGCCTGCCCGTCGGCTTCCAGGTGCTCGCCCCGGCCAAGGCCGACGACCGCCTGTACCGCGTGGGTGCGGCGCTCGAGGCGCTGCTCGAGAACGAGTGGGGCGGCCCGCTGCTGGCCAAGGCCCCGGAGCTGGAGGTCGCCCGATGA
- the gatC gene encoding Asp-tRNA(Asn)/Glu-tRNA(Gln) amidotransferase subunit GatC, which yields MSTLSRDEVARVAGLARIDLSSAELDRLAGELDVIVESVARVSEIATSDVPATSHPLPLTNVFRTDVPEPPVDRDAVLAAAPAAQDGKFLVPQILGEDA from the coding sequence ATGTCCACCCTCTCTCGCGACGAGGTCGCGCGTGTGGCGGGGCTGGCCCGGATCGACCTGTCGTCCGCCGAGCTCGACCGGCTCGCGGGCGAGCTCGACGTCATCGTCGAGTCGGTCGCGCGCGTGAGCGAGATCGCCACGTCCGACGTCCCGGCCACCAGCCACCCCCTGCCGCTGACGAACGTGTTCCGCACCGACGTGCCCGAGCCCCCGGTGGACCGCGACGCGGTGCTCGCCGCGGCGCCCGCCGCGCAGGACGGCAAGTTCCTGGTGCCGCAGATCCTGGGGGAGGACGCATGA
- the nrdI gene encoding class Ib ribonucleoside-diphosphate reductase assembly flavoprotein NrdI gives MRLTPVYYYSSTSGLVRTFAERLDRPAYNLAERAHRLSEADGPWVLLTPSYKTGNDANDTVPEAVHRFLRSAVNRRTLVGVMGSGNRNFGRYYQKAAREIAARSGRPVLFEFELAGTPWDVAECRQILADLDDGLARAAHARLGAH, from the coding sequence GTGCGCCTCACACCCGTCTACTACTACTCGTCGACCAGCGGGCTGGTGCGCACGTTCGCCGAGCGGCTCGACCGGCCCGCCTACAACCTGGCCGAGCGCGCGCACCGGCTCAGCGAGGCCGACGGGCCGTGGGTGCTGCTGACGCCGTCCTACAAGACCGGCAACGACGCGAACGACACCGTGCCCGAGGCGGTGCACCGCTTCCTGCGCTCGGCCGTGAACCGGCGCACGCTCGTCGGCGTCATGGGCTCCGGCAACCGGAACTTCGGGCGGTACTACCAGAAGGCCGCCCGCGAGATCGCGGCCCGCTCGGGACGCCCGGTGCTGTTCGAGTTCGAGCTCGCAGGCACGCCCTGGGACGTCGCCGAGTGCCGGCAGATCCTCGCCGACCTCGACGACGGCCTCGCCCGCGCGGCGCACGCCCGGCTCGGCGCGCACTGA
- a CDS encoding ROK family transcriptional regulator — protein sequence MDEPTRAPSRPAGAGELFQLLRDGRPRTRSDLAARTGQTRSTIAARVDQLLASGLVSPAGEAGSTGGRPPATFAFRPGARVVLAVDLGATHARLAVTDLAGSVLAEHDEQLAISAGPHVVLARVVEIGELLLERAGRPVSDLASVGVGLPGPVEHSTGRPVNPPIMPGWDDADVPGLLSDHLPVPVLVDNDVNLMALGEHATQWPTVDHLLYVKVSTGIGVGIISDGSLRRGAQGAAGDLGHVAVPGGANKPCSCGNTGCLEALASGPAIAATLTALGLPTRTGAEVVALVHAGDPDAARAVREAGRRIGAVLATCVNLLNPSVIVVGGQVADAGDHLLSGITEVVHARSLPLATQHLRIVGTRTGAAAGVLGASAMAAGHVLSASAIDALVG from the coding sequence ATGGACGAGCCGACGCGGGCCCCGTCCCGGCCCGCGGGCGCGGGCGAGCTGTTCCAGCTCCTGCGTGACGGCCGCCCCCGCACGCGCTCCGACCTGGCGGCCAGGACCGGTCAGACGCGCTCGACCATCGCGGCGCGCGTGGACCAGCTGCTCGCATCCGGGCTGGTCAGCCCCGCGGGCGAGGCCGGCTCGACGGGCGGCCGCCCACCCGCGACGTTCGCGTTCCGCCCGGGTGCGCGCGTGGTGCTGGCCGTCGACCTGGGCGCGACGCACGCGCGCCTGGCCGTGACCGACCTGGCCGGCTCCGTGCTCGCCGAGCACGACGAGCAGCTCGCCATCAGTGCCGGACCGCACGTGGTGCTCGCGCGCGTCGTCGAGATCGGCGAGCTCCTGCTCGAGCGCGCCGGCCGGCCCGTGAGCGACCTGGCGAGCGTCGGCGTGGGGCTGCCCGGCCCCGTGGAGCACTCGACCGGCCGGCCCGTGAACCCGCCGATCATGCCGGGCTGGGACGACGCCGACGTGCCGGGCCTGCTCTCGGACCACCTGCCCGTGCCGGTCCTCGTGGACAACGACGTCAACCTGATGGCCCTCGGTGAGCACGCCACGCAGTGGCCCACGGTGGACCACCTGCTGTACGTCAAGGTCTCGACCGGGATCGGCGTGGGCATCATCTCGGACGGGTCCTTGCGGCGCGGCGCGCAGGGTGCCGCGGGCGACCTCGGGCACGTCGCCGTGCCCGGGGGTGCGAACAAGCCGTGCAGCTGCGGCAACACGGGCTGCCTCGAGGCGCTCGCGAGCGGCCCGGCGATCGCCGCGACGCTGACGGCGCTCGGCCTGCCCACGCGCACGGGCGCCGAGGTGGTCGCGCTGGTCCACGCGGGAGACCCCGACGCGGCCCGGGCGGTGCGCGAGGCCGGCCGCCGGATCGGTGCGGTCCTCGCGACGTGCGTCAACCTGCTGAACCCGTCGGTCATCGTCGTCGGCGGACAGGTGGCCGACGCCGGGGACCACCTCCTGTCCGGGATCACCGAGGTGGTGCACGCGCGATCGCTCCCGCTGGCCACGCAGCACCTGCGCATCGTGGGCACGCGCACCGGGGCGGCCGCAGGCGTGCTCGGGGCGAGCGCGATGGCGGCGGGGCACGTGCTGTCCGCGAGCGCGATCGACGCGCTCGTCGGCTGA
- a CDS encoding GNAT family N-acetyltransferase, protein MSVLPRIGVATPEQVADAGALTAEAYLADRLLDRDDEYEVELRDAERRAREATLLVASVPVDPAAPDGRHAVVGTITLAPYGSSYAEIAEPGELELRMLAVAPEARGAGVAEALVVAAQREAVVLGARRVVLSTLDSMRTAQRLYARLGFTPAAERDWAHEEIRLRVLTWTPPTAPGVLTEMACWPPLRVLTTRGGWRVGVSQGLTRRANSAVPLTEPADLAAAVAEVVAIYAAERQRPVLRLGGSDVDRRVGELLDAQDWVTASVTDVLVADLHAPVRTEPTAPAPPSLELAVHHVPDDAWLETYLGVKSASADREVARAILAGGTAQHVVARHAGAVVGVIRVAYEGDWAALSCLAVDPLARRAGIGRALTLHALALAREHGAARAFLQVEAHNVVAARLYARLGFRPADSYRYREPRVGALG, encoded by the coding sequence GTGAGCGTGCTGCCCCGCATCGGCGTGGCCACGCCCGAGCAGGTCGCCGATGCGGGCGCGCTCACCGCGGAGGCCTACCTCGCCGACCGGCTGCTGGACCGTGACGACGAGTACGAGGTCGAGCTGCGCGACGCCGAGCGCCGCGCGCGCGAGGCGACGCTGCTGGTCGCGAGCGTCCCGGTGGACCCCGCGGCGCCCGACGGGCGGCACGCCGTGGTCGGCACGATCACGCTCGCCCCGTACGGCAGCTCGTACGCCGAGATCGCCGAGCCGGGCGAGCTCGAGCTCAGGATGCTCGCGGTCGCCCCCGAGGCGCGGGGTGCGGGTGTCGCGGAGGCGCTCGTGGTCGCGGCGCAGCGTGAGGCCGTGGTGCTCGGTGCGCGTCGCGTGGTGCTCTCCACGCTGGACTCGATGCGCACCGCGCAACGGCTGTACGCACGCCTGGGGTTCACGCCGGCCGCCGAGCGCGACTGGGCGCACGAGGAGATCCGGCTGCGCGTGCTGACCTGGACGCCACCCACGGCCCCTGGTGTCCTGACCGAGATGGCGTGCTGGCCGCCGCTGCGCGTGCTGACGACACGTGGCGGGTGGCGTGTCGGGGTCTCGCAGGGGCTCACGCGGCGCGCCAACTCCGCCGTCCCGCTCACCGAGCCCGCCGATCTCGCGGCGGCCGTGGCCGAGGTCGTGGCGATCTACGCGGCCGAGCGGCAGCGGCCGGTCCTGCGGCTGGGTGGGAGCGACGTGGACCGCCGGGTCGGCGAGCTGCTGGACGCGCAGGACTGGGTCACGGCCTCGGTCACCGACGTCCTCGTGGCCGACCTGCACGCGCCGGTGCGCACGGAGCCGACCGCTCCCGCGCCGCCGTCGCTCGAGCTCGCGGTGCACCACGTGCCGGACGACGCGTGGCTCGAGACGTACCTGGGTGTGAAGTCCGCGTCGGCGGACCGCGAGGTGGCCCGCGCGATCCTGGCGGGCGGCACCGCGCAGCACGTCGTGGCGCGGCACGCCGGGGCCGTGGTCGGCGTGATCCGCGTGGCCTACGAGGGCGACTGGGCGGCGCTGTCCTGCCTCGCCGTCGACCCGCTCGCGCGTCGTGCCGGCATCGGCAGGGCGTTGACGCTGCACGCGCTGGCCCTGGCGCGTGAGCACGGGGCGGCGCGCGCGTTCCTCCAGGTCGAGGCGCACAACGTGGTCGCGGCCCGGCTGTACGCGCGGCTGGGGTTCCGTCCCGCGGACTCCTACCGGTACCGCGAGCCGCGGGTGGGTGCGCTCGGCTGA
- the ligA gene encoding NAD-dependent DNA ligase LigA, whose translation MNDAVLPDPAPASASAPDGPAEGEVPAAARHRWTELAERVLADQFAYYVRDAPSSSDAEYDERLRELAALEDEHPGLRTPDSPTQRVGGTFSTDFQAVDHVERMLSLDNAFSAEDLQAWAERVQRDLEAAEPPSYLCELKIDGLAIALLYENGRLVRAATRGDGRTGEDVTLNVRTISTIPDVLGGDPATHPALIEIRGEVFFPVAAFAELNAAQVAAGKAPFANPRNAAAGSLRQKDPRVTASRTLRMYAHGIGALRWRDGAPRADVVQQSQVYGLLEGWGVPVSSHTRVVPDLAGVQEMIDHYGEHRHDVEHEIDGVVVKVDDLGLQRRLGATSRAPRWAIAYKYPPEEVNTRLLAIEVGIGRTGRATPFAVMEPVLVAGSKVRQATLHNQDVVRVKGVRIGDMVVLRKAGDVIPEVVGPAPQAPGDDVRRVEWQMPADCPECGTPLRPMREGDVDLRCPNAQTCPAQVRGRVEHIGSRGALDIEALGEVTAAALTQPDVPETPPLHTEADLFDLVAYPLDAPADVREAVRTRSLATLAAIEVVVRDPETGLPREDEDGNVRRRTPFRRRLTWTRAQQATAQAERRTLAQWEPSEAARTLLDQLDLAKTKELWRVLVALSIRHVGPSAARALAQEFGSMEDLRAALEQGPDAAVERLSGVEGVGPTIARSLVDWFATPWHAEIVDRWSAAGVRMRDEAAAAVERTLDGLTVVVTGSLERFSRDEAKEAILTRGGKASGSVSKKTDYVVVGESAGSKETKARELGLTILDEAAFERLLAGGPEALA comes from the coding sequence GTGAACGACGCCGTGCTCCCGGACCCCGCGCCCGCCTCCGCCTCCGCACCGGACGGCCCGGCCGAGGGCGAGGTGCCGGCCGCCGCGCGTCACCGCTGGACCGAGCTGGCCGAGCGCGTGCTCGCGGACCAGTTCGCCTACTACGTGCGGGACGCGCCCTCGTCGTCGGACGCGGAGTACGACGAGCGGCTGCGCGAGCTCGCGGCGCTCGAGGACGAGCACCCGGGGCTGCGCACGCCGGACTCGCCGACGCAGCGCGTGGGCGGGACCTTCTCGACGGACTTCCAGGCCGTGGACCACGTCGAGCGCATGCTCTCGCTCGACAACGCGTTCTCCGCCGAGGACCTGCAGGCCTGGGCCGAACGTGTGCAGCGTGACCTGGAGGCCGCCGAGCCGCCGTCCTACCTGTGCGAGCTCAAGATCGACGGCCTGGCGATCGCGCTGCTGTACGAGAACGGCCGGCTGGTGCGGGCCGCGACGCGCGGCGACGGCCGCACCGGGGAGGACGTGACGCTCAACGTCCGCACGATCTCCACCATCCCGGACGTGCTGGGTGGCGACCCGGCGACCCACCCGGCGCTGATCGAGATCCGCGGCGAGGTGTTCTTCCCCGTCGCGGCGTTCGCCGAGCTCAACGCCGCGCAGGTCGCGGCGGGCAAGGCGCCGTTCGCGAACCCGCGCAACGCGGCGGCGGGCTCGTTGCGGCAGAAGGACCCGCGCGTCACCGCGTCGCGCACGTTGCGGATGTACGCGCACGGCATCGGCGCGCTGCGCTGGCGCGACGGGGCGCCGAGGGCCGACGTGGTGCAGCAGTCCCAGGTCTACGGCCTGCTCGAGGGCTGGGGCGTGCCGGTCTCGTCGCACACACGTGTGGTCCCGGACCTCGCGGGTGTGCAGGAGATGATCGACCACTACGGCGAGCACCGGCACGACGTCGAGCACGAGATCGACGGCGTGGTGGTCAAGGTCGACGACCTCGGCCTGCAGCGGCGCCTCGGCGCCACGAGCCGCGCGCCCCGGTGGGCGATCGCGTACAAGTACCCGCCGGAAGAGGTCAACACGCGCCTGCTCGCGATCGAGGTGGGCATCGGCCGGACCGGGCGCGCCACGCCGTTCGCGGTGATGGAGCCCGTGCTGGTCGCGGGGTCCAAGGTGCGGCAGGCGACGCTGCACAACCAGGACGTGGTGCGCGTCAAGGGCGTGCGCATCGGCGACATGGTGGTGCTGCGCAAGGCCGGTGACGTGATCCCGGAGGTCGTCGGTCCGGCGCCGCAGGCCCCGGGGGACGACGTGCGGCGCGTCGAGTGGCAGATGCCGGCCGACTGCCCCGAGTGCGGCACGCCGCTGCGGCCCATGCGCGAGGGCGACGTGGACCTGCGCTGCCCCAACGCGCAGACGTGCCCCGCGCAGGTGCGGGGGCGCGTCGAGCACATCGGGTCCCGCGGCGCGCTCGACATCGAGGCGCTCGGCGAGGTCACGGCGGCCGCGCTCACGCAGCCGGACGTGCCGGAGACGCCGCCCCTGCACACCGAGGCCGACCTGTTCGACCTGGTCGCCTACCCGCTCGACGCGCCCGCGGACGTCCGGGAGGCGGTGCGCACCAGGAGCCTGGCGACCCTGGCCGCCATCGAGGTGGTGGTGCGCGACCCCGAGACGGGTCTGCCGCGCGAGGACGAGGACGGCAACGTGCGCCGGCGCACGCCCTTCCGGCGCCGGCTGACCTGGACGCGTGCGCAGCAGGCGACGGCGCAGGCCGAGAGGCGGACGCTCGCGCAGTGGGAGCCGTCGGAGGCGGCCAGGACGCTGCTCGATCAGCTGGATCTCGCCAAGACCAAGGAGCTGTGGCGCGTGCTGGTGGCGCTGAGCATCCGTCACGTCGGGCCGTCCGCGGCGCGTGCGCTCGCGCAGGAGTTCGGCTCGATGGAGGACCTGCGCGCCGCGCTCGAGCAGGGGCCGGATGCGGCGGTCGAGCGGCTCAGTGGCGTCGAGGGCGTGGGGCCGACGATCGCGCGCTCGCTCGTCGACTGGTTCGCCACGCCGTGGCACGCCGAGATCGTGGACCGCTGGTCCGCGGCCGGCGTCCGGATGCGTGACGAGGCCGCCGCGGCGGTCGAGCGCACGCTCGACGGCCTCACGGTGGTGGTCACGGGCAGCCTCGAGCGGTTCAGCCGCGACGAGGCGAAGGAGGCGATCCTGACCCGGGGCGGGAAGGCCTCGGGCTCGGTCTCCAAGAAGACCGACTACGTGGTGGTGGGCGAGAGCGCGGGCTCCAAGGAGACCAAGGCCCGCGAGCTCGGCCTGACCATCCTGGACGAGGCCGCGTTCGAGCGGCTGCTCGCGGGTGGGCCGGAGGCGCTCGCGTGA
- a CDS encoding uroporphyrinogen decarboxylase/cobalamine-independent methonine synthase family protein — protein sequence MIGVTGTGDWPGLDVLEAQQVAVGDLVDAPEGVQGLPFVVHLPERGPLGTLVGRALAMLVDLPAELGPHGWKLADRPGADLARGRALLREDGDALAVAGHGYAGPLVVPVLGPVTLAASVYLARGDRVLADAGAFRELTQSLAAGVAEHLAALVRAVPGAVPRVLVHEPLLAPATAGVLPTFSGYARLRSVPGPLAAERIGEVVRATRAAGAEDVAVHGGAAWSTVSTIAGTGADGLAIEVAGLGEAGWERVAAVVEDGLRLWAHLPPQASSQCAGPDAVGQARTLTAPWRSVGLPAAGLADVVLLAGPSEGTPDQARGALAGVVRAARAVAEVAYS from the coding sequence GTGATCGGCGTCACGGGGACGGGGGACTGGCCGGGCCTCGACGTGCTCGAGGCGCAGCAGGTCGCCGTGGGGGACCTGGTGGACGCCCCCGAGGGTGTGCAGGGTCTGCCCTTCGTCGTGCACCTGCCCGAGCGCGGGCCGCTCGGCACCCTCGTCGGACGCGCGCTCGCGATGCTCGTGGACCTGCCCGCCGAGCTCGGGCCGCACGGCTGGAAGCTCGCGGACCGCCCGGGTGCGGATCTCGCGCGCGGGCGCGCGCTGCTGCGCGAGGACGGGGACGCGCTCGCGGTCGCGGGCCACGGGTACGCGGGCCCGCTCGTCGTGCCCGTGCTCGGACCGGTGACGCTCGCCGCGAGCGTCTACCTGGCCCGCGGTGACCGCGTGCTCGCGGACGCGGGGGCGTTCCGCGAGCTGACGCAGTCGCTCGCGGCGGGCGTCGCCGAGCACCTCGCCGCGCTGGTGCGGGCGGTCCCGGGCGCCGTGCCGCGTGTGCTGGTGCACGAGCCGCTGCTCGCACCGGCCACGGCCGGGGTGCTGCCGACGTTCTCCGGGTACGCGCGGCTGCGGTCGGTGCCGGGGCCGCTCGCGGCCGAGCGGATCGGCGAGGTGGTGCGGGCGACGCGCGCCGCGGGCGCCGAGGACGTGGCCGTCCACGGCGGTGCGGCGTGGTCGACCGTCTCGACGATCGCCGGCACGGGAGCGGACGGCCTCGCGATCGAGGTCGCGGGGCTGGGCGAGGCGGGCTGGGAGCGCGTGGCCGCCGTGGTCGAGGACGGGCTGCGGCTGTGGGCGCACCTGCCGCCGCAGGCGAGCTCGCAGTGTGCCGGACCGGACGCCGTCGGGCAGGCGCGCACGCTCACGGCCCCGTGGCGGTCCGTCGGGCTGCCCGCCGCGGGCCTGGCGGACGTGGTGCTGCTCGCGGGGCCGTCCGAGGGCACGCCCGACCAGGCGCGTGGAGCGCTCGCGGGCGTGGTCCGCGCGGCGCGCGCGGTCGCCGAGGTCGCGTACTCGTGA